AATCCGGAAGTGATGAGAAAACGCAATCACGTGATGGCGCAGGCGCTGGCCCGGGATGTCCGGGAAGGGCACGGCGTCATCGCCGTCAATGGCAGCGCGCATCTGGCGCGTTTTTCCGGCGCGCCTAACTCCCTAAAAAGCGAGCTGAACCAGCTGCATATTCCCAACCTGACTTTTCAGCTGCCGTCCCGTGAAGCGCATCCCGCTTTTTTCAATGTCGACCATGTGGCCGCTTCCGGACGGGAGGCGGTCGAAGTTGTCCAGCAGGACATCGCCCGCCGCACCGCGCGGCAGGAATGGCGGGAGCATCCCTTCCGCAGGGCGGCGGACATGGGCATCCGGCTCCTGCGTTTGGACGCAAGAGAGCGGGATAAGGATAAGGCCTAGGCCTTCAGCGCCTCGCGGGCGACGATCTCGACCTTCTCCAGGCCGACGCGCTCGACGGGCTTGCTCTTCTCGCCCCCGGCGGCCTTCGTGGGGGAGTTGCCGAGCTTTTCCAGCACGTCGTCCCCTTCGATCAGCTTGCCGAAGGCGGTGTACTGCCGGTCCAGGAAACGGGCGTCGTCCAGGCAGATGAAGAACTGGCTGCCGGCGGAATCGGGATCGGAGGAGCGGGCCATGGAGAGGACGCCGCGGACGTGGGGGCGGTCGTTGAACTCCGCCTTCACCTTGTGGCCGGGGCCGCCGGTGCCCACACGCGGGTCGTCCTTCTTGCTGAGCGGGTCGCCGCCCTGAATCATGAAGCCCTTGATGATGCGGTGGAAGGCGGTGCCGTCGTAAAAGCCGTCCTTCGCCAGCTTGGTGAAGTTTTCGACGTGCTTCGGGGCCACGTCGGGCCAGAACTCGATGACCAGTTTTCCGGCGGTGGTGGTCAGGACGGCGACTTCGGGGGAGGGGGTGCTCATAAGTTAAAAAGGAGGTTCAACGTGGCAGAATTTGTCTATTTGGCAAGTTGGCAGTGGGGGCACCAGCAGGCGGTCCGTCCCCCGATCGCGGCGTGCTTCAGCGGCTTCCCGCAGCGCGGGCAGTCGCCGCCCTTTTTCCAGCGGACGGCGAAGAGCCAGCCCTGCGGCAGCTCGCCCCAATCCTCGCCGTTTCCGTGC
This DNA window, taken from Verrucomicrobium sp., encodes the following:
- a CDS encoding peptidylprolyl isomerase, which produces MSTPSPEVAVLTTTAGKLVIEFWPDVAPKHVENFTKLAKDGFYDGTAFHRIIKGFMIQGGDPLSKKDDPRVGTGGPGHKVKAEFNDRPHVRGVLSMARSSDPDSAGSQFFICLDDARFLDRQYTAFGKLIEGDDVLEKLGNSPTKAAGGEKSKPVERVGLEKVEIVAREALKA